DNA from Chloroherpetonaceae bacterium:
GGATGTGCTTGCACCGGGAACAGCGTTTTCAACCGTGCCACCTCATACCATTTCACCCTTGATGAGTGGAACGAGTATGGCTTCGCCGTATGTCGCAGGATCAATAGCGCTTTTACTATCACAATTAAGAGCCGAGGGTTTCAACACACGGGATTTTCCACAACGCGTTATCAAAAAAGCATTAATAGAATCGGCTACACCTCTAAAGAGATATTCGTTTCTTGATGCCGGTGCGGGTTTAATGAATTTGCCAAAGGCATACGAATTATTGAAGACGATGGCAAAATTCAAGACGCAGCGAGACATTATTTCCTATGACATTCAATTTATCCAAGCGTCCACTACGCCAGAACAAAAAGTACGAGCGGGGTACTATCGCCAAGGGTTTTTTCCCGAAGAGGAATTGGTAAGTGTAATGCCAAAATTTCCTTTGACCGAAGAAAGTCTTAAACGAAATACATTTTCAAGATTTATTGAGTTACAAAGTTCAAGTGATTGGGTTTATCCCGTTCAAAAACGATTGCTCGTAACAGGCGTTACAGGTGCAGATATCGCCTTAAAGTTTAGGAAAGAAAAGCTATCAAAACCGGGGATATACACGGCAATAATCAAAGCGTTTGCTGTAGATTCTAAAAAGGGACGAAAGAATCTTTATTCGGAATTTGAATTGCGAATTACGGTGGTTATCCCTTATCCAATGGGGCAAAATGGAAAAATTGAGTTGAAACAACTTCAAGTAAACGAAGGTGAAACTAAACGATATTTTGTTTCCATTCCCCCATATACGCCGTCTTTTCAAGTAAGTGTGAAAGGAAAGAAGGAAAAAAAGGCGAGTTGTATGGCGGTCTTATGCGCACCGGAAGGTAAGGTATTGAAATCAATGTATCTTTCATCCGGCGAAAATAGTGTTGAAGAACTGATATCAGCAAATGATCATACCGGAGGAGTTTATGAAATTGTTTTGACAGGGAGCGAAACTGCTAAAAGGGAAACCTCTGAAATTGAGTTAACTATTCAAACGGAACCGATTTCAATTGAATTTACTGCATTTGGCGAAAGGCGAGGGAAGATTTCTCTCTACAATCGAGGCATAGATAGAGAGCCAATAACACTTTCAGTAAAAGAAATTGGTGCTTCGAGAACTTGGATAGATACCGTATTTGCAACAGAAGAGAAAAGTCGAAGGAGAATACCCATAACACTAAAGCCTTCAACGAAAAGTATTTCTGTAAGTTTAGAGTTAAGTTTGAAAGACTACAACAAGAATACAGATATTGCAATTGCCTTTACAGATAGCAACGGTAGAAGAATAGAATATCAAACGGTTGGGAATTTATACACAACGATTAAGACATACAATCCCTATTCTGAGGGAGGAACAATCTGGCTTGAGATTTATTATGGCTTTGCAATAAAAAGTGAGAGCGAAGTCGCAATCTTGAAACTTACAGAAACTCAATTCTCACTTCCAAAGGAAGTAGAAATGAATCGATTGTTTTTGAATTTACTTCCAAATTCTCTTCAAGAAGAAGAAATCAAAAGTGATATGAATTCCAATTTTAGCGAGATCTACAAGAAATTGATTCAAGTTCGAGTAGTTGGAAAGAAAGGTGGCGCAATTCGAATTCAAAAAAATTTTTTATTACCCTAATGTTACGAAAGATTGGAATCGAAATCCCGTTAAAGAAAGGAAACCCGACAAAAGAACTTGGGCAACAAAGCTCAAAACAAATTGATATTGGGGAAAATCTCAATAGGAAGAAATCAAAGAAAAAAAGTCTCCAATTAACAGAGTCTATGACGCTGCACGAAAGTGTTTATGCCTTGGCGTTTGGAGCTCACCCCGATGATGTTGAAATTTCCTGTGGTGCAATCTTACACAAAATTATTCGGGAAGGGAAAACCGTTGCCGTTTGCGATCTAACCGAGGGTGAAATGGGAACGCGTGGCACAGTTGAAAAGCGATACATAGAGTCAGCGGAGGCATCAAAAATTATTGGATACAAAACCCGTTTGAATTTAAACTTAGGCGATGCAACCTTTGAAGTCAATACAGAAAACCGAGAAAAGTTGGTCAAGATGATTCGGCACTTTCGACCCCACATCGTTTTCGCCCCGCAGGTTCGGGAGAGGCATCCCGATCATGAACGCGCAGCTGGATTGATCAAGGATGCTTGTTTTTATGCAGGACTGAAAAAAATTGAAACGGTTTTTCAGGGGCAACCTCAAGCAAGGCATCGGCCGCAATATCTCTTCCATTATCTCCAAGATCATTTTGAGATTCCACATCTTATTGTTGATATTTCAGAGGAATTCGAAGTTGGTATGAATGCTATTCTTGCCTTTGAATCGCAATTTTATTCACCCCTCTCGCATGAACCAGAAACCTTTATCAGTAGAAAATCCTTTTTGGAGAGTCTTGAGGCAAGAGCAAAAACTTTAGGGGAAGTTATCGGGGTTAAGTATGGTCAAGGGCTGCTTTATGGTAAACCTTTAGGAATTAGTCACTTTAGCCGAGTGTTTTAATCGATCTAACGAGCAAACTTTACCTTAGTGCCGTTATGGCTCATTCACAAAAAGAGAATTACTCATCCTGCTTTGGCGTTATTCTCATTCTATTTTTCTTTGTTTTTTTACAATCTCAGTCATTAGCTCAAACCCAAGATGATCTCTTTAGGATGGGAAAGGAGGAATTTGAGCGAAAAAACTTTTCAAAAGCACTTACCTATTTTTTAAGTGTTTATAAAACTTCCTCTCAAACCAAAGGCTTAAACGAAGCACTCGGTGAAACCTACATTGCCCTTGAAAGAGCGTTCGATGCAATACCTTATTTGACTAATGCCCTTCGTGAGTCTCCCGAAAACGCGTCTCTTTACTTCAACCTTTCTTTGTGCTACGAGCTTACTTTTCAGGAAAGGGAATCAATTGTAGCGCTAAAGGAAGGACTGAAGCTTGACTCTGCAAATACCGGTGCTTTGATTCGCTTAGCCAATCTAGAAATGAGAGTTGGCAATCATCAAGAGTCGCGTCATGCGTTGGAAACACTTATTCAGAGATTGAAACAAACTGCAAAAGTGAAACCCGATTCTGCAGAAGTTTTTCTAAATCTTGGAATGGGTTATTTGCTTTTTGGGGAGTGGGAAGAAGTTGAACATGCGCTTTCTGTTTTGGAAAGATTAGGTAGCCCACTTGTTTCTGAACTAAAGTCTTTTATCGACTCTCAATTGAAACAAACAGGCCCAGAGGTCAAAGAAATCAAATTGATGATTCGAAAAAAGCCAAAGGACGCGGAATTATATCGAAAGCTTGGCGGGGTTTTGCTCTATACAAAGCAATATGAGCAAGCTGAAGATGCCTTTAAGAAAGCGGTTGAATTAGATTCTCTGAATGCGGCATCCTATCGTTCACTTGCTTATTTATACTTAAGAACCAAGCGATATCGGGATGCGGAGCAAATGTTTGAGCAAAGTACTCGATTAACACCAAGTGACTCGCCCGAAATTCTCGGTCTCCTTGCGCATTTAGGACATACGAGGCTCAATATTTCTAAAATCAAGGAAGCACTCCAAGCTTTTCAGTATGCGCTAACACTCGCTGAAAACATGAATCCAAAAGATGTTGGTAAATTTACTACAGAGCTCGCTTACATCTATTTTGGAATTGCTGTTGGGCGTTATAATAATGAACAAATCAATGAAGTGAAATGGGTCGCGAATCCATTTTCATTTCGAATTGAAAGTTTGGAAAATCGAACTTTTAGCATATTCCCACCCCATTTGAGAAGATTTGAACCAATCCTTGCCTCACTTTCCGATGCCTTGCGGTTGAAGAATGACTTTGCTGAGGCCTATGCCTTCAAGGGTGTCGTTCAACTTCACTTAGGGGATAATGCTGCAGCAGCAAACGCATATCGAGAAGCAATAAAAATCAAGCCGGATTTTGCCGAAGCCTATGCCGGACTTGGCGCGTGTATTTCAAGAATGGGAAATGATGATGCCGCAATCGCGTTAATTCTCAATGCCATTGCTCAAAAAAAGGATTATGCAGATGCTTACGCCTTACTGGCAAAGCTTTATGAACGGCGAAATCGAATTAAAGAAGCAATAAGTACTTACGAAAAACTTTTAGAATTTGAGCCCAACAATGAAAAAGCCCATTTTGATGTTGGACTCTTGTATGGAAAAGTAGGCAACTCTCAAATGTTGCTCAAACATTACTATATCTTGCAAAAATTAAAATCGCCATTAGCTGAAAGGCTTTACAGAGCTAAGAATTAAAATCAAGAGACAATGACAAGTAAGAAAGCAAAAACAAATCAGAGAAAATCACCCGCCCTTTTAACCGTTGCTGAAAAAACGAACTACACCGCAACGTCGAGATTTGCAGATGTGGAAACTTTTCTTTTTGAATTGAAATCCCTTTGCCCACAAATGAGCTTGACCACTTTTGGGTCAACAACTGAAGGGCGACCTCTCTACCTTGCTGTTTTTTCGAATACCAATGTGAGAACCCCAATTGATGCAATAAAATCAGGTAAGCCAATTGTACTTCTTCAAAATAATATCCACGCCGGCGAGGTTTGCCCGAAAGAAGCTTCAATGATACTCATGAGAGACATCGCATTCGGAAACTTAAATGAGCTTTTGGAAAAACTTGTCATTCTTGTTGTTCCGGTTTACAATGCAGACGGCAACGAGCGAATAAGCGAAGCCAATCGCCTTTCACAAATAGGGCCTGAAAATGGTGTTGGGATTCGGACAAATGCCATCGGGCTGGATTTGAATCGTGACTACATGAAAATTGAAGCGAAAGAAACATTGCACCTTATTCGCGATCTTTATGTGGCGTGGCAACCGGATGTCATCGTTGATGGTCATACCACAGATGGCTCAAGGCACGGTTATGATTTGACTTACGGCTTTCCTCAGAATCCAAACGCGAATAAAGGACTTATTGAGTTTACTCGAGATATCATGCTTCCTGAGGTATCAGAAAAAATTAAAAAGGATACTGGGATTGATATGTTTTTTTATGCCGATTTCGTGGATTTCAAAAATCCAAGTGCCGGTTGGGCAACCTACTCCCATCATGCTCGTTACGGCGCAGCCTATGGCGGATTGCAAAATCGAATTTCAATTTTGATGGAAACCTACTCTTATGTTTCTTTTAAAAAGCGTGTGGTGGCTGCGTATCATTTTATGCGAGAGTGTTTGGAATATTCAGCACGCAATGACAGGAAAATTCGTGACATTGTTTCAAGAGCAGAGCGAGACGCCGTGAGGAGAGGTGAGAATTATGATGAAAATTTGAATCGGATAGGGATTGAAATCAAGAAAGTTGCTTTTGATAAAAAAGTCTCCGTTATCGGCTATGAAATTGCCGAGCGTAAAAATCCTGATGGAAGTGTACGATATGAAGCGACTAAGAAAAAGAAAGTTTACGAAGCGCCTTATTTCGGGAAGTATGAAATGACGAAAACCGTCACTCGGCCACTGGGTTACTTTATCCCCAAAGCAGAAAGAAGAATTGTTGAAAAGTTGCTTCTGCACGGGATTGTTGTAGAAACTTTACTGAGAGAGTTTCGCATTAAATGTGAATTTTATGACGTTAAATCCGTAAAGGCATCTGAACAATGTTTTCAAGCACACCGCGAGGTTACTGTTGAAGTAGAACGCAAACCAATAACGCTCACATTAAACAAAGATGACTTTTATGTTCCAATGAATCAAGTATCCTCACATGTTGTAGCAGGTCTTTTGGAACCAGATTCCGACGACAGTCTCGCACATTGGAATTATTTTGATAATTACTTGACCGGAAAACTTCGTTTTGAAAAGGATTTCGTTACCGAGTACGAATACAACCTCATTGACCTCCCCCGAACAAAAGAGATTTATGAAAAATTGATTGATAAAAATCCATCGTTAAACGAAGAGCGAAAGAAAGAAGAGAAGATGAAATTTTTCTGGACAGCCGTTGGATATGGAAATGAATTCAATAACATTATTCCTGTTTACCGTCAGATAGAAAAAAAAGTAATTCCCTCGATGCTTTTTAATCATGAAAAGAACTAAAGAAATGAGAAGGCATTGTTTGATGCGAAGTTCGATTCATTTTTCATTTTGGGTTTCAAACCTCACCTTCTGGGTAGGTTTGTTTTTATGTTCAGCATTGGTTTACGCGCAGCCCTTTAAGCTAAAGAAGGTGAATCATGTAATACGAATTTCAAACCTTAATTCTTACCCTGATTTTCGTTTTTTTGTTTTTTACCCTCAATCTGAACTGATGCAAAGTGGAGATGAAATATCCTTTGATGCAACGGGTTCTGTCATTCGTAAAAAGCCATTGCCTTTTGAATTGATAGAAGATGGCTTAGTGTATTCTTTTGGCGATATAGTTTATGCGCCTAATCCT
Protein-coding regions in this window:
- a CDS encoding M14 family metallopeptidase, whose protein sequence is MTSKKAKTNQRKSPALLTVAEKTNYTATSRFADVETFLFELKSLCPQMSLTTFGSTTEGRPLYLAVFSNTNVRTPIDAIKSGKPIVLLQNNIHAGEVCPKEASMILMRDIAFGNLNELLEKLVILVVPVYNADGNERISEANRLSQIGPENGVGIRTNAIGLDLNRDYMKIEAKETLHLIRDLYVAWQPDVIVDGHTTDGSRHGYDLTYGFPQNPNANKGLIEFTRDIMLPEVSEKIKKDTGIDMFFYADFVDFKNPSAGWATYSHHARYGAAYGGLQNRISILMETYSYVSFKKRVVAAYHFMRECLEYSARNDRKIRDIVSRAERDAVRRGENYDENLNRIGIEIKKVAFDKKVSVIGYEIAERKNPDGSVRYEATKKKKVYEAPYFGKYEMTKTVTRPLGYFIPKAERRIVEKLLLHGIVVETLLREFRIKCEFYDVKSVKASEQCFQAHREVTVEVERKPITLTLNKDDFYVPMNQVSSHVVAGLLEPDSDDSLAHWNYFDNYLTGKLRFEKDFVTEYEYNLIDLPRTKEIYEKLIDKNPSLNEERKKEEKMKFFWTAVGYGNEFNNIIPVYRQIEKKVIPSMLFNHEKN
- a CDS encoding tetratricopeptide repeat protein; translation: MAHSQKENYSSCFGVILILFFFVFLQSQSLAQTQDDLFRMGKEEFERKNFSKALTYFLSVYKTSSQTKGLNEALGETYIALERAFDAIPYLTNALRESPENASLYFNLSLCYELTFQERESIVALKEGLKLDSANTGALIRLANLEMRVGNHQESRHALETLIQRLKQTAKVKPDSAEVFLNLGMGYLLFGEWEEVEHALSVLERLGSPLVSELKSFIDSQLKQTGPEVKEIKLMIRKKPKDAELYRKLGGVLLYTKQYEQAEDAFKKAVELDSLNAASYRSLAYLYLRTKRYRDAEQMFEQSTRLTPSDSPEILGLLAHLGHTRLNISKIKEALQAFQYALTLAENMNPKDVGKFTTELAYIYFGIAVGRYNNEQINEVKWVANPFSFRIESLENRTFSIFPPHLRRFEPILASLSDALRLKNDFAEAYAFKGVVQLHLGDNAAAANAYREAIKIKPDFAEAYAGLGACISRMGNDDAAIALILNAIAQKKDYADAYALLAKLYERRNRIKEAISTYEKLLEFEPNNEKAHFDVGLLYGKVGNSQMLLKHYYILQKLKSPLAERLYRAKN
- the bshB1 gene encoding bacillithiol biosynthesis deacetylase BshB1, with the translated sequence MLRKIGIEIPLKKGNPTKELGQQSSKQIDIGENLNRKKSKKKSLQLTESMTLHESVYALAFGAHPDDVEISCGAILHKIIREGKTVAVCDLTEGEMGTRGTVEKRYIESAEASKIIGYKTRLNLNLGDATFEVNTENREKLVKMIRHFRPHIVFAPQVRERHPDHERAAGLIKDACFYAGLKKIETVFQGQPQARHRPQYLFHYLQDHFEIPHLIVDISEEFEVGMNAILAFESQFYSPLSHEPETFISRKSFLESLEARAKTLGEVIGVKYGQGLLYGKPLGISHFSRVF
- a CDS encoding S8 family serine peptidase yields the protein MKRLLLRLFVSFFSLSLSTPALCQIELMELLEEKPDKNAMQEWSFISSSTCGINSFKSKYPNANGRGVLIFILDTGVDMGIQGLRQLPNGKPKVVAAYDFSSSGDIALMSYTVPVSGDIIHEGKPFKSLQKLLRLSQNEKVYLGLYDEKRRQNADVSDLDLDGKSESVFGIAVVETKEGPRFSIDTNGDHSFEDEVILANYSQGLKSVSIKPIPKDQTPLMQLAIEVNIKNLVASIHADDGAHGSHCAGIAAGFNIFGSDSTNGFDGIAPESELISLKISEGNIGELSTTGSILSAFQFAASISDTSEKPVVVNMSFGVPSVFEGNAVMEEILDTMILNHPNLYVCLSNSNEGPGLSTTGLPSGSCEAISVGAFLPSEVSRDVLANEIPEGKIWGFSSRGGEYAKPDVLAPGTAFSTVPPHTISPLMSGTSMASPYVAGSIALLLSQLRAEGFNTRDFPQRVIKKALIESATPLKRYSFLDAGAGLMNLPKAYELLKTMAKFKTQRDIISYDIQFIQASTTPEQKVRAGYYRQGFFPEEELVSVMPKFPLTEESLKRNTFSRFIELQSSSDWVYPVQKRLLVTGVTGADIALKFRKEKLSKPGIYTAIIKAFAVDSKKGRKNLYSEFELRITVVIPYPMGQNGKIELKQLQVNEGETKRYFVSIPPYTPSFQVSVKGKKEKKASCMAVLCAPEGKVLKSMYLSSGENSVEELISANDHTGGVYEIVLTGSETAKRETSEIELTIQTEPISIEFTAFGERRGKISLYNRGIDREPITLSVKEIGASRTWIDTVFATEEKSRRRIPITLKPSTKSISVSLELSLKDYNKNTDIAIAFTDSNGRRIEYQTVGNLYTTIKTYNPYSEGGTIWLEIYYGFAIKSESEVAILKLTETQFSLPKEVEMNRLFLNLLPNSLQEEEIKSDMNSNFSEIYKKLIQVRVVGKKGGAIRIQKNFLLP